In Lagenorhynchus albirostris chromosome 14, mLagAlb1.1, whole genome shotgun sequence, one DNA window encodes the following:
- the LOC132532334 gene encoding protein LDOC1-like, producing MDALAVMMRDLLTQNRALRRENKELMDQVRRLLCEKANLLAQVRPPACPVAFPETFKGDSARLPEFLIQAVSYMRFFEARFSNDTLKVAFLISRLSGPAEEWVVPYIERDSPILAHCEGFVDALKRAFGRNG from the coding sequence ATGGACGCGCTGGCGGTCATGATGCGGGACCTGCTGACCCAGAACCGTGCGCTGCGCAGGGAGAACAAAGAGCTCATGGACCAGGTGCGGCGGCTCCTGTGCGAAAAAGCCAACCTGCTGGCCCAGGTgcgcccgcccgcctgcccgGTAGCTTTTCCCGAGACGTTCAAAGGCGACTCCGCCCGGCTTCCCGAGTTTTTGATCCAAGCGGTCTCTTACATGAGGTTCTTTGAGGCCAGGTTCTCAAACGACACCCTCAAGGTGGCGTTTTTAATCAGCCGCCTCAGTGGGCCGGCCGAGGAGTGGGTTGTCCCCTACATCGAGAGGGACAGCCCCATCCTGGCGCATTGCGAGGGCTTCGTGGACGCGCTGAAGCGGGCCTTTGGCAGGAACGGGTAG